A portion of the Kribbella jejuensis genome contains these proteins:
- a CDS encoding GPGG-motif small membrane protein — protein sequence MEFILWIIAVILVVSGIVTIFRGAVLWGIALIVIGLLVGPGGVSIFT from the coding sequence ATGGAATTCATTCTGTGGATCATCGCGGTGATCCTGGTGGTATCCGGAATCGTGACGATCTTCCGTGGTGCGGTGCTGTGGGGTATCGCACTGATCGTCATCGGCCTGCTGGTCGGCCCTGGTGGCGTCAGCATCTTCACCTGA
- a CDS encoding enolase C-terminal domain-like protein — protein MIEAVRASAYTIPTDGPEGDGTFAWDSTTLVLVEVSADGVTGTGWTYGSPACATVVTGDLAKAVTGRDPMDVIGSWNAMRAALRNIGRPGVAGMAMSAVDCALWDLKARLLGLPLHRLLGAVHDSVPVYGSGGFTTYDERQLAEQLSGWVDEGIPRVKIKIGESSGTCEDRDLARVAQARKVIGTADLYVDANGGYTVGQACRVASRLTEYDVTWFEEPVSSDDLAGLRVVRDHTGIDVTAGEYGYDLVYFERMSGSVDCLQADITRCGGITELLRIAAVAEAHGLQLSGHCAPGLHIAPLTAVPNLRHLEWFHDHTRIESMLFDGLPTPVEGAVTPPDTPGHGLTWRPSAAAAYRVA, from the coding sequence ATGATCGAAGCTGTGCGGGCGTCGGCGTACACGATCCCGACCGACGGGCCGGAGGGCGACGGGACCTTCGCCTGGGACAGTACGACGCTGGTCCTGGTGGAGGTCTCGGCCGACGGCGTGACCGGGACCGGGTGGACGTACGGCTCGCCGGCCTGCGCCACGGTCGTCACCGGTGATCTCGCCAAGGCGGTCACCGGCCGCGACCCGATGGACGTCATCGGGTCCTGGAACGCGATGCGGGCGGCGTTGCGCAACATCGGCCGGCCGGGCGTCGCCGGGATGGCGATGTCCGCCGTGGACTGCGCGCTGTGGGACTTGAAGGCGCGGCTGCTCGGCCTGCCGTTGCACCGATTGCTCGGCGCGGTGCATGACAGCGTGCCGGTGTACGGCAGCGGCGGCTTCACGACGTACGACGAACGGCAGCTGGCCGAGCAGCTCTCCGGGTGGGTCGACGAGGGGATCCCGCGGGTCAAGATCAAGATCGGTGAGAGCAGCGGAACGTGCGAGGACCGGGACTTGGCCAGGGTCGCGCAGGCGCGGAAGGTGATCGGCACCGCCGACCTCTACGTCGACGCGAACGGCGGGTACACGGTCGGCCAGGCCTGCCGGGTGGCTTCGCGGCTGACGGAGTACGACGTGACGTGGTTCGAGGAGCCGGTGTCATCGGACGATCTCGCCGGGCTGCGGGTGGTACGCGACCACACCGGGATCGACGTGACAGCAGGGGAGTACGGGTACGACCTGGTGTACTTCGAGCGGATGTCCGGGTCCGTGGATTGCCTGCAAGCCGACATCACGCGCTGCGGTGGGATCACTGAGCTGCTCCGGATCGCCGCGGTCGCCGAGGCGCACGGCCTGCAGCTGTCCGGGCACTGCGCTCCAGGCCTGCACATCGCCCCGCTGACCGCCGTACCGAATCTTCGCCACCTGGAGTGGTTCCACGACCACACGCGAATCGAGTCGATGCTCTTCGACGGGTTGCCGACTCCTGTCGAGGGTGCCGTGACGCCGCCGGACACGCCGGGCCACGGGCTGACCTGGCGGCCGTCCGCGGCCGCGGCCTATCGCGTCGCCTAG
- a CDS encoding thiamine pyrophosphate-requiring protein produces the protein MSSTTVGDFVLQRLREWDVDHVFGYAGDGINGLLAAWQKAENKPRFVQARHEEMAAFEAVGYAKFTGRVGVCTATSGPGAIHLLNGLYDAKLDHVPVVAIVGQTARSAMGGSYQQEVDLHTLYKDVASDYCETVMVPEQLPNVLDRAIRIAASRRTVTALIIPSDLQELEYTAPSHAFKMVPSSTDLSWSLPEPAAEQIDRAAEILNEGSRVAILVGQGARGAADEVTEVAEITGAGVAKALLGKDVLPDELPWVTGSIGLLGTRPSYELMMDCDTLLVVGSNFPYTQFLPEFGKARAIQIDLDPTMIGMRYPFEVNLVGDAARTLQALIPLLQRKQDRSWREGIESNVRRWWEVMERRAHTSADPINPELVFHELSDRLPANAILASDSGSAANWYARHIKIRGDMRGSLSGTLATMGPGVPYVIGAKFGQPNRPAYALVGDGAMQMNGINELITIAKYWQDWADPRLVVAVLHNNDLNQVTWELRAMGGSPQFLPSQELPEFPYAGYARLLGLHGVTAEKPEEVVPAWEEALRADRPCVVEFRTDPAVPPIPPHATWDQMEKALESIVRGDSDRVAMVKEGVKSKVQEFLPGKS, from the coding sequence ATGAGCAGCACGACAGTTGGCGACTTCGTACTCCAGCGCCTGCGCGAGTGGGACGTGGACCACGTCTTCGGGTACGCCGGGGACGGTATCAACGGGCTGCTCGCCGCCTGGCAGAAGGCGGAGAACAAACCCCGGTTCGTGCAGGCCCGGCACGAGGAGATGGCGGCCTTCGAGGCGGTCGGCTACGCCAAGTTCACCGGCCGGGTCGGCGTCTGTACGGCGACCAGCGGGCCCGGCGCGATCCACCTCCTCAACGGCCTGTACGACGCGAAGCTCGACCACGTCCCGGTAGTGGCGATCGTCGGCCAGACGGCCCGCAGCGCGATGGGCGGCAGCTACCAGCAGGAGGTCGACCTGCATACGCTGTACAAGGACGTCGCGTCGGACTACTGCGAGACCGTGATGGTCCCGGAGCAGTTGCCGAACGTGCTCGACCGGGCGATCCGGATCGCTGCTTCCCGCCGGACCGTGACCGCGCTGATCATCCCGTCGGACCTGCAGGAGCTCGAGTACACCGCGCCCTCGCACGCGTTCAAGATGGTGCCGTCGAGCACGGACCTGAGCTGGTCGCTGCCGGAGCCGGCGGCGGAGCAGATCGACCGCGCGGCGGAGATCCTGAACGAGGGTTCGCGGGTCGCGATCCTGGTCGGCCAGGGCGCGCGCGGCGCGGCCGACGAGGTCACGGAGGTCGCGGAGATCACCGGTGCTGGGGTCGCGAAAGCCCTGCTGGGCAAGGACGTCCTGCCCGACGAGCTCCCGTGGGTGACCGGGTCGATCGGCCTGCTCGGCACGCGTCCGTCGTACGAGCTGATGATGGACTGCGACACCTTGCTGGTGGTCGGCTCGAACTTCCCGTACACCCAGTTCCTGCCGGAGTTCGGTAAGGCACGGGCAATCCAGATCGACCTCGACCCGACGATGATCGGGATGCGGTACCCGTTCGAGGTGAACCTGGTCGGCGACGCCGCGCGGACGCTCCAAGCGCTGATCCCGCTGCTGCAACGCAAGCAGGACCGGTCCTGGCGGGAAGGGATCGAGAGCAACGTCAGGCGCTGGTGGGAGGTCATGGAGCGGCGCGCGCACACGTCCGCCGACCCGATCAACCCGGAGTTGGTCTTCCACGAGCTGTCGGACCGGTTGCCGGCGAACGCGATCCTGGCGTCGGACTCCGGCTCGGCCGCGAACTGGTACGCGCGGCACATCAAGATCCGCGGCGACATGCGCGGCTCACTGTCCGGGACGCTGGCCACCATGGGGCCGGGCGTGCCGTACGTGATCGGCGCGAAGTTCGGGCAGCCGAACCGGCCGGCGTACGCGCTGGTCGGCGACGGCGCGATGCAGATGAACGGGATCAACGAGCTGATCACGATCGCGAAGTACTGGCAGGACTGGGCCGATCCGCGGCTGGTGGTCGCCGTACTGCACAACAACGACCTCAACCAGGTGACGTGGGAACTGCGGGCGATGGGAGGCTCGCCCCAGTTCCTGCCTTCCCAGGAACTGCCGGAGTTCCCGTACGCCGGGTACGCGAGGCTGCTCGGGCTGCACGGCGTGACGGCGGAGAAGCCGGAGGAGGTCGTGCCGGCCTGGGAGGAGGCGCTGCGCGCCGACCGGCCGTGCGTGGTGGAGTTCCGGACCGACCCGGCGGTGCCACCGATCCCGCCGCACGCGACCTGGGACCAGATGGAGAAGGCGCTGGAGTCGATCGTCCGCGGTGACAGCGACCGGGTCGCGATGGTCAAGGAAGGCGTCAAGTCGAAGGTGCAGGAGTTCCTGCCCGGCAAGTCATGA
- a CDS encoding FAD-binding and (Fe-S)-binding domain-containing protein: protein MAVDVEIGRSRTPDGPDGLAGALAAAVDGEVRFDAGSLAAYSCDSSNYRQIPLGVVVPHTVDAAVAAIEVCRQADVPVLSRGGGTSLAGQSTNAAVVIDWTKYCNHVVSVNAAERTCVVEPGIALDDLNRALGPDGLMFGPKPSTHQSCTIGGMIGNNSCGASAQAYGKTVDNVRRLEVLTYDGVRMWVGPTDEVAEGNDRQAEIYRQVRELRDRYLAELRTGFPKIPRRVSGYNLDSLLPENGFDLAKALVGSEGTLVTVLQAELELVKVPKYQVMVVLGYPSLEQAGHAVRRILPHKPWQLEGLDQVLLDLEHEEHKVDTAIERMPEGRGWLTVQFAGDTFEEADRAAKGLMDDLKDDQATIRYLDDPGREQQLIELREAGLGATAHPAAKHENWEGWEDSAVHPDDLGDYLHDLRELLNSFGYDETETSLYGHFGQGCVHTRIPFELRTADGIAHYRKFVEEAARLVKRYDGSLSGEHGDGQSRGELLTTMFGPELIQAFREFKTIFDPGNRMNPGKIVDPNPLDSHLRLGTGFAHPPLPSEFSYPRDDGKFSKATLRCVGIGKCRQSSSAEGDVMCPSYLVTREEEHSPRGRSRLLFEMVRGEVIPDGWRSTEVRDALDLCLACKGCKVDCPVGVDVATYKAEFLSHHYRHRLRPMAHYSMGWLPIAAQLGGRAPRAVNAVTQAPRLAKLLKRAGGIADERQLPRFAEQPFTDWFAKRPQRRRPQEPDRRVVLWPDTFSNFFHPSIGRAAVQVLEAAGYEVTLPDRPVCCGLTWISTGQLGIAKRALRRTANVLRDTIRAGVPIVGLEPSCSAVFRSDAPELLPDEEDIRRLSMQFVTFGELLKDWDPPQLDVHAMVQTHCHQHAVLSSDAGLMERAGIDREQLDSGCCGLAGNFGFERGHYDVSMAAAERVLLPKVRAASKDTVIVADGFSCRTQIEQATDRRAVHLAELLATGLQKGLS, encoded by the coding sequence TCGGCCGCTCCCGCACGCCTGATGGTCCCGATGGCCTGGCAGGCGCGCTGGCGGCGGCCGTCGACGGTGAAGTGCGGTTCGATGCAGGGTCGCTCGCGGCGTACTCGTGCGACTCCTCGAACTATCGGCAGATACCCCTCGGGGTGGTCGTCCCACACACGGTGGATGCGGCTGTGGCGGCCATCGAGGTGTGCCGGCAGGCTGACGTACCGGTTCTGTCGCGCGGCGGTGGTACGAGCCTGGCCGGGCAGAGTACGAACGCCGCGGTAGTGATCGACTGGACCAAGTACTGCAACCACGTGGTCTCGGTGAACGCCGCCGAGCGGACCTGTGTCGTCGAACCGGGGATCGCGCTCGACGACCTGAACCGCGCGCTGGGTCCGGACGGGTTGATGTTCGGGCCGAAACCTTCGACGCACCAGAGCTGCACGATCGGCGGGATGATCGGCAACAACTCGTGCGGTGCGAGCGCCCAGGCGTACGGGAAGACCGTCGACAATGTCCGGCGACTCGAGGTGCTGACCTACGACGGCGTCCGGATGTGGGTCGGCCCAACGGATGAGGTAGCCGAAGGCAACGACCGGCAGGCCGAGATCTACCGCCAGGTGCGCGAGCTCCGGGACCGGTACCTCGCGGAGCTGCGGACCGGCTTCCCGAAGATCCCGCGTCGGGTGTCCGGCTACAACCTCGACTCGCTGCTGCCGGAGAACGGCTTCGATCTCGCGAAGGCGCTGGTCGGTAGCGAGGGGACGCTGGTCACGGTCCTGCAGGCGGAGCTCGAGCTGGTCAAGGTCCCGAAGTACCAGGTGATGGTCGTCCTGGGCTATCCCAGCCTGGAGCAGGCCGGTCACGCCGTACGCCGGATTCTGCCGCACAAGCCGTGGCAGCTCGAAGGACTCGACCAGGTACTGCTCGATCTCGAGCACGAGGAGCACAAGGTCGACACCGCGATCGAACGGATGCCCGAAGGCCGCGGCTGGCTGACCGTGCAGTTCGCCGGCGACACCTTCGAGGAGGCGGACCGGGCCGCGAAAGGCCTGATGGACGACCTGAAGGACGATCAGGCAACGATCCGCTACCTGGACGATCCGGGCCGTGAGCAACAGTTGATCGAGCTCCGGGAGGCCGGTCTCGGCGCGACCGCCCACCCGGCCGCGAAGCACGAGAACTGGGAAGGCTGGGAGGACTCTGCCGTCCATCCGGACGACCTCGGTGACTACCTCCACGACCTGCGCGAGCTGCTCAACAGCTTCGGGTACGACGAGACCGAGACGTCGCTGTACGGGCACTTCGGGCAGGGCTGCGTGCACACCCGGATTCCGTTCGAGCTGCGGACGGCCGACGGCATCGCGCACTACCGCAAGTTCGTCGAGGAGGCTGCGCGACTCGTGAAGCGGTACGACGGTTCGCTGTCCGGGGAGCACGGCGACGGGCAGTCCCGGGGCGAGCTGCTGACCACGATGTTCGGGCCGGAGCTGATCCAGGCGTTCCGCGAGTTCAAGACGATCTTCGATCCAGGGAACCGGATGAACCCGGGCAAGATCGTCGATCCGAACCCGCTCGACTCGCACCTGCGGCTCGGCACCGGGTTCGCCCATCCGCCGCTGCCGAGCGAGTTCAGCTACCCGCGCGACGACGGAAAGTTCAGCAAGGCGACGTTGCGCTGTGTCGGGATCGGCAAGTGCCGGCAGTCCTCGTCGGCCGAGGGCGACGTGATGTGCCCGTCGTACCTGGTGACCCGGGAGGAGGAGCACTCGCCCCGCGGGCGGTCGCGGCTGCTGTTCGAGATGGTCCGCGGCGAAGTCATCCCGGACGGCTGGCGATCGACTGAGGTCCGGGACGCGCTGGACCTCTGCCTGGCCTGCAAGGGCTGCAAGGTCGACTGCCCGGTCGGGGTCGACGTCGCGACGTACAAGGCGGAGTTCCTGTCGCACCACTACAGGCATCGGTTGCGGCCGATGGCGCATTACTCGATGGGGTGGCTGCCGATCGCCGCCCAGTTGGGCGGTCGTGCGCCGCGGGCTGTGAATGCTGTCACCCAAGCGCCGAGGCTCGCCAAGCTGCTGAAACGAGCGGGCGGGATCGCGGACGAACGACAGCTGCCAAGGTTCGCGGAGCAGCCGTTCACCGACTGGTTCGCGAAGCGACCCCAGCGCCGGCGCCCGCAGGAACCGGACCGCCGGGTCGTGCTCTGGCCGGACACCTTCTCGAACTTCTTCCACCCGTCGATCGGCCGGGCCGCGGTCCAGGTACTGGAAGCCGCGGGCTACGAGGTCACGCTCCCGGATCGTCCCGTGTGCTGCGGGCTGACCTGGATCTCGACCGGCCAGCTCGGTATCGCCAAGCGGGCACTGCGGCGAACCGCCAACGTACTGCGGGACACGATCCGGGCCGGCGTACCGATCGTCGGCCTCGAGCCGTCGTGCAGCGCGGTGTTCCGGTCGGACGCCCCGGAGCTGCTGCCGGACGAGGAGGACATCCGGCGGCTGTCGATGCAGTTCGTCACGTTCGGCGAGCTCCTGAAGGACTGGGATCCACCTCAGCTCGACGTGCACGCGATGGTGCAGACGCACTGCCATCAGCACGCGGTGCTGTCCTCCGACGCCGGCCTGATGGAACGGGCCGGGATCGACCGCGAGCAGCTGGACTCCGGCTGCTGTGGCCTGGCCGGGAACTTCGGCTTCGAACGCGGTCATTACGACGTGTCGATGGCGGCCGCCGAACGCGTGCTGCTGCCGAAGGTCCGGGCCGCGAGCAAGGACACCGTGATCGTTGCCGACGGCTTCAGTTGCCGTACGCAAATAGAACAAGCCACCGACCGGCGGGCCGTACATCTGGCCGAACTGCTGGCCACCGGATTGCAGAAAGGGTTGTCATGA
- a CDS encoding cytochrome P450 has translation MPTHLPSASALDSGRILRDVLGPVVAQGPILRRPRLGILAERLHADDRALRQVRRLRRKYGEGPVLVHLPGRTIALVLAPEDVHRMLAETPEPFAAAAGEKVAALTHFQPHAVLVTHSALRGPRRELNEQALGFRQPVHQHGHRFVEVVREELGALYATLSWEDFRTIWSRIVRRIVLGDAAHDDVDLTAHLDQLRADANWAQFGPNHDQLRSRFLASLKEYVDKAEPGSLVESLAGQPEELDPAGQVPHWLFAFDAAGIALWRLFAVLGTRPALLEPIVEEAHHPEASPLLAQAGAAVQESVRLWPTTLVVLRQAAEPTTWRDRTAPAGTEFAIVSSVFHRDDEALEFANGFEPSIWLDGRSDGTWPIIPFSEGPAACPGRNVVLLTTSTAVSHVATHYDLDVDPTTRARLSGPMPGTFNHATVRIGFWPQQH, from the coding sequence ATGCCGACTCATCTGCCTTCCGCCTCCGCCCTGGACAGCGGACGAATCCTGCGCGACGTCCTCGGGCCCGTCGTGGCCCAGGGACCGATCCTCCGCCGGCCGCGGCTCGGCATCCTGGCCGAACGCCTGCACGCGGACGACCGCGCGCTCCGTCAGGTCCGGCGGCTGCGCCGCAAGTACGGCGAGGGTCCGGTGCTCGTGCACCTGCCGGGGCGCACGATCGCGCTCGTCCTGGCTCCCGAGGACGTGCATCGGATGCTCGCGGAGACACCCGAGCCGTTCGCGGCAGCGGCCGGTGAGAAGGTCGCCGCACTCACGCACTTCCAGCCGCACGCCGTCCTGGTCACCCATTCGGCGTTGCGTGGGCCGCGCCGGGAACTGAACGAGCAGGCTCTCGGCTTCCGGCAACCCGTCCACCAGCACGGGCACCGGTTCGTCGAGGTGGTGCGGGAAGAGCTCGGTGCGCTGTACGCGACGCTCAGTTGGGAGGACTTCCGCACGATCTGGTCCCGGATCGTGCGGCGGATCGTCCTCGGCGACGCGGCCCACGACGACGTGGATCTCACCGCGCACCTCGACCAGCTGCGGGCCGACGCGAACTGGGCCCAGTTCGGCCCGAACCACGACCAGCTCCGGAGCCGCTTCCTCGCGTCGCTCAAGGAGTACGTCGACAAGGCGGAACCAGGCAGCCTGGTCGAGTCGCTGGCCGGGCAACCCGAAGAGCTGGACCCGGCCGGGCAGGTGCCGCATTGGCTGTTCGCGTTCGACGCCGCCGGCATCGCGCTCTGGCGGTTGTTCGCCGTACTGGGGACCCGTCCGGCACTGCTCGAGCCGATCGTCGAGGAGGCACACCACCCGGAAGCCTCACCTTTGCTCGCGCAGGCCGGCGCCGCCGTGCAGGAGTCGGTCCGGCTCTGGCCGACGACCCTCGTCGTTCTCCGTCAGGCCGCTGAGCCGACCACGTGGCGGGACCGGACGGCGCCGGCCGGTACCGAGTTCGCGATCGTCAGTTCGGTGTTCCACCGCGACGACGAGGCACTCGAGTTCGCGAACGGTTTCGAGCCCTCGATCTGGCTGGACGGCCGGTCCGACGGGACGTGGCCGATCATCCCGTTCAGCGAAGGACCGGCTGCCTGCCCGGGGCGGAACGTCGTACTCCTCACGACCAGCACCGCGGTCAGCCATGTCGCCACGCACTACGACCTCGATGTCGATCCGACCACCCGCGCGCGGCTGTCCGGTCCGATGCCCGGGACCTTCAACCACGCGACTGTCCGGATCGGTTTCTGGCCGCAGCAGCACTAG
- a CDS encoding alcohol dehydrogenase catalytic domain-containing protein, which translates to MKALTWQGKRDIGYGDVPDPRIEEPTDAIVRVTSSGICGSDLHLYEVMGPFLDVGDVLGHEVIGVVEETGSEVGGLRAGDRVVVPFQIACGSCYMCAQGLQTQCETTQVRDQGMGAALFGYTKLYGQVPGGQAEYLRVPQAQYGPIKVPEGPPDDRFVYLSDVLPTAWQAVEYAAIPDGGTVVVLGLGPIGDMACRVALHRGHRVIGVDLVPDRLQRAEANGVETLKYSGGIAEEIRNLTDGRGPDSVIDAVGMEAHGSPVARLAQQAAGLLPDAIQRGFMQKAGVDRMAALLLAIDVVRRGGTISLIGVYGGAADPLPMLTMFDKQIQLRMGQANVHRWSGQILPLLTDEDPLHVDTFATHHLPLAEGPAAYKTFQHKTDGVVKVLLHP; encoded by the coding sequence ATGAAGGCCCTGACCTGGCAGGGAAAACGGGACATCGGGTACGGCGACGTACCGGACCCGCGGATCGAGGAACCGACGGACGCGATCGTCCGGGTGACATCGAGCGGGATCTGTGGGTCGGACCTGCATCTGTACGAGGTGATGGGCCCGTTCCTGGACGTCGGTGACGTACTCGGCCATGAAGTCATCGGAGTCGTCGAGGAGACCGGGTCCGAGGTCGGCGGACTGCGGGCGGGGGACCGGGTGGTCGTACCGTTCCAGATCGCCTGCGGGTCCTGCTACATGTGTGCGCAGGGTTTGCAGACCCAGTGCGAGACGACGCAGGTCCGTGACCAGGGGATGGGCGCGGCGCTGTTCGGCTACACCAAGCTGTACGGGCAGGTGCCCGGCGGTCAGGCAGAGTACCTCCGGGTGCCGCAGGCGCAGTACGGCCCGATCAAGGTGCCGGAGGGTCCGCCGGACGACCGTTTCGTCTACCTGTCCGACGTACTCCCGACGGCCTGGCAGGCGGTCGAGTACGCCGCGATCCCGGACGGCGGCACTGTCGTCGTACTGGGTCTCGGACCGATCGGTGACATGGCGTGCCGGGTCGCGCTGCACCGCGGCCACCGGGTGATCGGCGTCGACCTGGTGCCGGACCGCTTGCAGCGGGCCGAGGCGAACGGCGTCGAGACACTGAAGTACTCCGGCGGCATCGCCGAGGAGATCCGGAACCTGACCGACGGGCGCGGTCCCGACTCGGTGATCGACGCGGTCGGGATGGAGGCACACGGATCACCGGTCGCCCGGCTGGCCCAGCAGGCGGCCGGCTTGTTGCCGGACGCGATCCAGCGCGGCTTCATGCAGAAGGCCGGCGTGGACCGGATGGCGGCGTTGCTGCTCGCGATCGACGTGGTCCGCCGCGGCGGCACGATCTCGCTGATCGGCGTCTACGGCGGCGCCGCCGATCCGCTGCCGATGCTGACGATGTTCGACAAGCAGATCCAGCTCCGGATGGGCCAGGCCAACGTCCACCGCTGGAGCGGCCAGATCCTGCCGCTGCTGACCGACGAGGATCCACTGCACGTCGACACGTTCGCGACGCACCACCTGCCGCTCGCGGAAGGCCCTGCGGCGTACAAGACCTTCCAGCACAAGACCGACGGCGTAGTGAAGGTGTTGCTGCACCCGTGA